In the Endozoicomonas sp. SCSIO W0465 genome, GTATTTGGATTTCAAGGCTCGTTGACACAAGTCGAAGGATCGGCACGACTCAGGTAACGCATCCAGCTCAGCACCGTGGTGTCTTAGCGACTGTTCCATCCACTGCGGGTGTTTGTGCAACAATGGCAGGGGGCATCCGTAAATATCTTGAGGCCATTTACTCAGATATCTGTGACAAAAGTCCTCTGTTTTTAACTCATCAGGGAGTTTCTTCATAATGTTGGGAGATCGACCGGGTGGCAGGTGTTCCAGAATTTGCTCCGCTAATTCAGGATGTTCCCGAAAAATTCTGGCAGGAATATAACAAACCTCCCAATTTCGATGAGCGTGTTGGACTGCTTCGCAGCAGTGTTGATAATTAACAAGGTGCTCTGGAATTTCATGTAATGTTAAAACTTTATGATAAGCCTGCGCAGCAAGAATCTTTTCCGTTATCTGATCCCGGGGAATCTTGTAGTAGGCGTATTTATTTTCTATAACCGAGAAAATGGACAGTTGCTGATAAAAAAGAACCGATGGATTGATGAATTCAATTGAGCAAGGGTCTTTCTTGATCGCTTTTACGCACAGTTCACGACTCTGATGCTCAACGGGGACGTATTTAATATTATTCGCATTCCTATCCACCAGAGCAGCAAAATCAATTGGCCGGAGGAATTGAGCAGATTCAGCAATCAGACCTGCCGGCAAAATACTCGCTTCAAGACAACACTGATTAAAGTCAGGGGTTTTCAACCGGACAGGCAGCAACTCATAGGACCAGATATTTTGTTTCAGACACGCCAGGGCAAGCTCTGGCGTGAGTGCTGAATCCGGTAGATCCTCGACTTTTAGCATATACTTTTTGACCCATTCAGCGGTAAGCACAGATTGCAAAACGTTCGTCTGGGTATGTTTTATAATCCAGCCCCGGCTCAACACAAGTTTGTAGTCCATCAATCGGGTCAATTCTTCCTGATCGGAGATCTCTATGGGAACTTGCAGGTAACAGGATAGTAACCGCCGCTGCTCAACAGAAACAAACGGTTCTGGCAGTGGCGTTAGGCTTGCTTGCGAGGCAGGGTTGAGTACCGCTGTTCGCCCGGATAATGGACTCTTCGCTAAACCATGGGCGCTGTGAAGGCCAAACCCGGTGCTCCCTTGCTGTAAAGATCTGTCTGCCACGTTTCTGTATGTGCCCGTGGCAGCACAATGATAAGGTTTCGTTTTATGTGGTTTTTGCCAACTCTTGGAAGTAGTGCCTGAATCAATCTTTGATGGGTTGTTTGCGGTGCTGATCCCGAAATCCATAACAGATTACTCCTTTATTGTTGTAATTAAATTACTTAGATTGCAAAAGAATAAAAAAGTTTCCTGAGGATTACTCGATGATCTTAAGTGTGCATGGCGACAATCTCGAATTTGGCCGCTGGGGATTATCGCTTTTAGCAGATTACATGTTGGAGCAATTGTACTTATAAATCTCTAAAGTCGAGCGGAAAGATTTTTTCTTCACAAAAAGGAATGCTTTTGCCGTTTGGGATGGTTACAATCAAAGGATTAATATCCAAAACACAGCTAACATCTTCATAGATTAACCCTCCATTCTTTAGCACATCGGAAATTTTTACTGATATGAGGGTGTAACCTTCTTTTAAATAAGCTTTGCTTTTTATCACACTAACATTCAAAGATGGAGGAAGCTCATCTGCGTAAATTATTTTATTTGTAAATTGCTTGCATGAAGGAATAGTTTTAAAAAAATCAAACATTTCTTCAGTGATTGAACCATTTTCCAACTTTTTTTTCAACTCATCATGCTTTGGATTGTAATGCTCATTATAGTGATCAGTTACCTTGGCCTCACTGCGTGGATTTCCTTTTACTGTCATAGTTTTAAAGTCTAAATATTTCGGATCGCAGGCTCGATAAACTTTTGATTCCGTATCGATGGAGTTATCCTCCATTATACGTTTTAATGCTTCATGTCTGTTGACAGTTCTTTGAGCAAAAAGCACTTTTGTTTGGTTAGATTCTTTTGAGTCAGTTCTTTCTACAGGTTCTTGATAACAGTTTGTTTCAGCAACTCCGGATAACATACGACCTCCTCGCAATAAAATCCTGAAAATCAGAAGATGAAAGTTTGATTTTCTTAATACGACCATAGGATCGGACAATAGTTCCATACATTGGTATCAAAGATTTACGACTGGCTATATTTTCACCAAATGCCCCCACCGTTAGCCCCACAATTCTCGTCATAAAGGAATGGTTCGCTCATTTTCCAGGCTTGGAAAGCTTGCTTCAAATCAAATAAATCAAATATTCCATATGATAAAAATATGAAATAAATATTCCATAAGGCTTCAGAAAGAACCGGAGTACCAGAATCATGAGTAAACCGTTGGATGTCATCTGCATAGGCCGCATCGCGGTTGACTTCTATGCCCAGCAAATTGGCAGCCGCCTGGAAGATGTGACTTCCCTGGCAAAATACCTTGGGGGATCATCAGGCAATGTTGCTTATGGTACCGCCCGCCAGGGACTGAACTCAGCCATGCTGGCCAGAATCGGCAATGACCATATGGGACGATTCCTGAAAGAAGAGCTGGACCGGGTTGGCTGTTCAACCGATCACCTGATTACCGATACCGAACGACTGACCGCCCTGGTGGTACTGGGCATTGAAGATCAGGATACCTTTCCGCTGATTTTCTATCGCGAAAACTGTGCAGATATGGCGCTGTCTGAAGGCGACATTCAGGAAGACGCAATTGCCGGTGCCAAAGTGCTCCATATCACCGGTACCCATTTTTCCACCCCCACAACAAACGCCGCTTGTCGTAAAGCAATTGAGTTTGCGTAACTATTCAGCACTGAGCAAAGGCATATTACAGTAATTCCGAACAGCTCTATGAAGTGATTGATATATGTCCATTCCCTGTTTTCTGGCAGACGACAAATAGCTGCGAATCCGTGCAAACATAGAACCACCGTCTGCACTCCTGAAGCAGCCTGAGATTTTCTGCTTTAACTTGGCCATTCGAACATCCCGCTCACTGCCATTGTTATCGAAGGGAATGGTAAAATCTGACATGAAGCGCAGTGTCTCAGCCTTGAACTCAGTGAGTCGTTTGAAGAGATTGTAAGCTTTAGTATTCTTGACTTTCTTGCGCTTAAGCTCCTCTCGTTGCTTCTCCATATAGACGACTTCTTTCATTAGAGCCCGCTGAAGCAACCGGTCATAAATCTTCTCGATTCGTTCACAGACAACACTTGGCATCTGTAGCATACCTATGGTCTTAAAGCCCTTGCAGTAATGCCAGGAAAGCCTCAGTAGCTTCATCAATCGCAACGCCAGTTGATTGCTGTCCCTATCAACAACACCCAAAAGCTCCCTCAGGTGATGGGCATTGCAAAGTACGTGAGTTGCCGCATATGCAAAATAGGATTTCCAATGATCATGAACCAGAACGCCTGCAAATGTTAGCAGTATGCCCATCGTGTCCATGGCCTCACGACCTCGCTTTTCAGACAAGTAGTAGAGCGTCCATTGTTCATCCCGCATAACGTGTAGCCAGTGCAAAGAGCCCTCGGCCCGCATACCCGTTTCATCGGCTCCGGCAACAGACGATTCCCGCAAGGCGTCACGAATAACCTCTTCAGTAGAAGCCAGATTTTCATAGGTTCTGGCCACAAAATTGGCGACAGTGCCTGCACTTACACTCATTTTATAGAGAGTATTAAAATACTCTGACACGCGCTTAAAAGGCAGGAAATGGTATTGGTTAAGATAGACGGCCATAGCCTGTGTGGCTGAGCCATATTGTGCGGCAGCGGTAACACCTTCCGGGAATTCAGCCTGATTCCGACAACCACAAGTGCAGATTTTTACTTCAGCTCTATGGGCCGTTACTTCAAATTCACCCGGTCTCCCTGGTTCAAACACCTGTCGTTCAATATATTTGACCGGCTCACTATCAAGAAGAGACGCCTGACATTTATTGCATTCTTTAACCGGAAGGTACTCAATATAGTCAGGGATATCGACCTGTTTAAGACAAGTGCCCTGATGCCCTTTCTTTCCACCGGCTTTATTACCAGAAGACTGTCTCAGACTTTTAGGATTGGGTTTTTCATCCGATGGATCGGTACCTTTATCTGCGGAAAGGTCGTCAGAATGATCTGGAGAATTACTGTTTTTACAAGGTTTTTGATAACCATCAGACGATGGCGGCTTGCTGCTGTTTTGACTGTTCTTGCCAACCTTTTCTTCCAATTCTCGACATCGCTCTTCCAGACAGGCAACTCTCATCCGCAGCTCTGCATTCTCTTTCAAGAGAATCTCAGCCGACATAGTTGCGGGTAGTTCTGGAATCATGCTGGCGAATATTGTGGAAAAATGGTGCTTAAGAGGATGGTATAAAAATCAGAAAATTCCAGATTTATGTGGGGGTGCTGAACAGTTACGAGTTTGCCAAACGTAATGGTACCCGCACATCACTGGATATTGATTATCGTCCTGTACTCTGGGGGCTGACAGGCAAGGCTGAAGGTGAAAACCGGTTTGTTGCCAATGATAAGGTCACGGAACATCTGCAAAGCTCATGTTACGCACTTGACAAAATCTGCCATGCTGTAACGCATGAAAAAAGAACTGTTTGAACTCTAAGTAGTTGATAATTTGCTTTCGGATAAATTGACTGAACGATTATTTAGTATTTGCAAACGAAATCATATGACTCTCTCTAAATGAAGCGAACACTCGTTCAACTTCCTTTTCAAATTCCGTGAAACTTATAGTGATTATCTTCTGTCTTCCTTTGGCAAAACGACAGCAACTCAATTGTCATCACTTGTGGACGGGGCGTACAGTCATGATCAAATAACCCGCCTGCTATCTCGCAACCATCTTGATAGCAAAACGCTCTGGCAATATGTAAAACCTGTCGTAAGACAAGTAGAAAAGAACGACGGTGTACTTATTGTTGATGACACCATACAGGAGAAACAATATAGCGACGAAAATGACCTCATAGCCTGGCACTTTGATCACGTATTTGGTCGATCGGTTAAAGGAATTAACCTACTCAACCTTGTTTACCATGTTGGTGATATCTCTCTGCCTGTTGCCTATCAACTGATAAAAAAGCCAATACAGTACACTGATTTAAAGGCCAAAAAGGTTAAGCGTAAAGCTGAAAAAACCAAGAATGAGTATATGCGTGAGATGTTGAAGGTTAGCTGTAACAACCAACTACAATTCAAGTATGTCCTCACTGATAGCTGGTTCAGTTCAAATGAAAATATGATGTATATACGACACGACTGCGACAAGCATTTTGTCATGGCCTGCAAGTCCAATAGAAAGGTTTCATTAAGCGAGGAAGAGAAAAAACAAGGGCGTTCGCAGCGCATAGATTCCGTTGATTTTTCAGAAGAAAAGCCAATCAAGGCCTGGTTAGCAGGTGTGGATTTTCCCGTGCTTATCTACAGGCAAGTCTTTACGAACAAAGATGGCAGGTAACTGTTCAGCACCCCCACATAAATCTGGAATTTTCTGATTTTTATACCATCCTCTTAAGCACCATTTTTCCACAATATTCGCCAGCATGATTCCAGAACTACCCGCAACTATGTCGGCTGAGATTCTCTTGAAAGAGAATGCAGAGCTGCGGATGAGAGTTGCCTGTCTGGAAGAGCGATGTCGAGAATTGGAAGAAAAGGTTGGCAAGAACAGTCAAAACAGCAGCAAGCCGCCATCGTCTGATGGTTATCAAAAACCTTGTAAAAACAGTAATTCTCCAGATCATTCTGACGACCTTTCCGCAGATAAAGGTACCGATCCATCGGATGAAAAACCCAATCCTAAAAGTCTGAGACAGTCTTCTGGTAATAAAGCCGGTGGAAAGAAAGGGCATCAGGGCACTTGTCTTAAACAGGTCGATATCCCTGACTATATTGAGTACCTTCCGGTTAAAGAATGCAATAAATGTCAGGCGTCTCTTCTTGATAGTGAGCCGGTCAAATATATTGAACGACAGGTGTTTGAACCAGGGAGACCGGGTGAATTTGAAGTAACGGCCCATAGAGCTGAAGTAAAAATCTGCACTTGTGGTTGTCGGAATCAGGCTGAATTCCCGGAAGGTGTTACCGCTGCCGCACAATATGGCTCAGCCACACAGGCTATGGCCGTCTATCTTAACCAATACCATTTCCTGCCTTTTAAGCGCGTGTCAGAGTATTTTAATACTCTCTATAAAATGAGTGTAAGTGCAGGCACTGTCGCCAATTTTGTGGCCAGAACCTATGAAAATCTGGCTTCTACTGAAGAGGTTATTCGTGACGCCTTGCGGGAATCGTCTGTTGCCGGAGCCGATGAAACGGGTATGCGGGCCGAGGGCTCTTTGCACTGGCTACACGTTATGCGGGATGAACAATGGACGCTCTACTACTTGTCTGAAAAGCGAGGTCGTGAGGCCATGGACACGATGGGCATACTGCTAACATTTGCAGGCGTTCTGGTTCATGATCATTGGAAATCCTATTTTGCATATGCGGCAACTCACGTACTTTGCAATGCCCATCACCTGAGGGAGCTTTTGGGTGTTGTTGATAGGGACAGCAATCAACTGGCGTTGCGATTGATGAAGCTACTGAGGCTTTCCTGGCATTACTGCAAGGGCTTTAAGACCATAGGTATGCTACAGATGCCAAGTGTTGTCTGTGAACGAATCGAGAAGATTTATGGGGCTTTTACAGGTTGGCTGATCATTTCAGAGCCTCCTGTCTAATTTTCAAATATAGGTAATCAAGGTCATTGTAACCGCATGCTTTATAGATGATCCGTTTGATAACCCCATTGAAGGCTTCGATTTTCGCGCTGGTTATACGATGCTGGCAGTATGACAGTAACCCTTCTCTAGCTCTGTCTAACCCCTTGGCGAACTTCTTTAACTCGGATATCCCTGTTTCT is a window encoding:
- a CDS encoding AvrPphF family type III effector; protein product: MLSGVAETNCYQEPVERTDSKESNQTKVLFAQRTVNRHEALKRIMEDNSIDTESKVYRACDPKYLDFKTMTVKGNPRSEAKVTDHYNEHYNPKHDELKKKLENGSITEEMFDFFKTIPSCKQFTNKIIYADELPPSLNVSVIKSKAYLKEGYTLISVKISDVLKNGGLIYEDVSCVLDINPLIVTIPNGKSIPFCEEKIFPLDFRDL
- a CDS encoding IS66 family transposase, coding for MIPELPATMSAEILLKENAELRMRVACLEERCRELEEKVGKNSQNSSKPPSSDGYQKPCKNSNSPDHSDDLSADKGTDPSDEKPNPKSLRQSSGNKAGGKKGHQGTCLKQVDIPDYIEYLPVKECNKCQASLLDSEPVKYIERQVFEPGRPGEFEVTAHRAEVKICTCGCRNQAEFPEGVTAAAQYGSATQAMAVYLNQYHFLPFKRVSEYFNTLYKMSVSAGTVANFVARTYENLASTEEVIRDALRESSVAGADETGMRAEGSLHWLHVMRDEQWTLYYLSEKRGREAMDTMGILLTFAGVLVHDHWKSYFAYAATHVLCNAHHLRELLGVVDRDSNQLALRLMKLLRLSWHYCKGFKTIGMLQMPSVVCERIEKIYGAFTGWLIISEPPV
- a CDS encoding IS66 family transposase → MIPELPATMSAEILLKENAELRMRVACLEERCRELEEKVGKNSQNSSKPPSSDGYQKPCKNSNSPDHSDDLSADKGTDPSDEKPNPKSLRQSSGNKAGGKKGHQGTCLKQVDIPDYIEYLPVKECNKCQASLLDSEPVKYIERQVFEPGRPGEFEVTAHRAEVKICTCGCRNQAEFPEGVTAAAQYGSATQAMAVYLNQYHFLPFKRVSEYFNTLYKMSVSAGTVANFVARTYENLASTEEVIRDALRESSVAGADETGMRAEGSLHWLHVMRDEQWTLYYLSEKRGREAMDTMGILLTFAGVLVHDHWKSYFAYAATHVLCNAHHLRELLGVVDRDSNQLALRLMKLLRLSWHYCKGFKTIGMLQMPSVVCERIEKIYDRLLQRALMKEVVYMEKQREELKRKKVKNTKAYNLFKRLTEFKAETLRFMSDFTIPFDNNGSERDVRMAKLKQKISGCFRSADGGSMFARIRSYLSSARKQGMDIYQSLHRAVRNYCNMPLLSAE